The following is a genomic window from Rutidosis leptorrhynchoides isolate AG116_Rl617_1_P2 chromosome 8, CSIRO_AGI_Rlap_v1, whole genome shotgun sequence.
GAAATACCAAAATGCCAAAGTATTTAGTAAGAAAGATTGGTGTCCTGCCACTATACTTTCCGAGATCCAAACACAATCATTTTCATGGATATCTAAAAGATCAAAGAAATCAACAATCGAATGGCATCAGTGGCTCATCAATCCCTCGTTCTACACATCCTTGAACACTCATAGCACGGGCATCGGCTAATTGGATACAAAGCTCTCGTACGGTCTCGAAACCGGTCATGAAGTCATGTCGTAGATCACACTATTCACTTGGTTAAATGGGCTGTAGTGGTCAACTTTGTCATCGCATCAGCGGTACTGTCTGGCCGCTCCAGCTCAGCTCGAATTCACTCAAGTGCCGCGGGGTTTAGTGTCTCATCGTTCATGTTTTTATGATTCGAGgttcatttttttcttttttatccATATTTATGACACATCATAATGTATAGTTTATAGGGCTTTGTAAATATTCCATTTATCAATGAAAGttttacttgcttttcaaaaaaaaaaaaaatgattttttaaaTCAACTTATCTTTGTTTACATTTTAACAATACGTTTTCTAACGTATCGAGGCGGGTtaggaaaaaaaagaaaaagacaaaATGAATAGTATTCAAAGTATATGGTATACACTTGTTTGATTCCTATGTACATAACACAAAGCCATATATATAGGCAAATAACCCTAACCAAGCTAATTGGGCTGAGCTTATACAATACAAATAATATAGGCTATGAGCTAAATATCTAGTCTAACAGTGGGAAACAAAAATTAAACAGACACTTTGAGATAGCGAGAGTAAGGGATTAGCGAAGTTAATGTGATATCAAAATGCATCTGTTGTACTAGTAAGAAGCTTaatctttttatattttgtttacCTTTCCTTATAAAATCCAAACAAAATAGTAAATAAATTCTTGATAGATAATGAATTAGCGGGCTCTATTAATTGAGTTAACAACAACGTCGGTTTATTGGCGATTTGACTGACGCGTAGAGTTTAAATTGAATTTCTGACAAGATTTAAAATCCATGAAAATTTGATCATTTTCACGGcgtctcatttttttttttttttattctttaaCTTTTTTTTTCTTACTTAAAGGTCAGAAGTcctcttggaagcaatctctttatctgcCGAATAGAGCGAGGGATGACCTTCCATACTCTTGAAACTGTTTCTCTCTTGGTGCAGAAATAACttatctttattctaggataggggaaagattgtctaTATCGCACTTCCCCCATACGCCACACATGTGAAATTGGGTGTTTGTTGTTGTGATAAATAATGAATTAGAAAGTTACAAGAAACACATACATTCACAATGCaccattatttattatttatttctcATTATTTCATAAAGCCAAATAGGTCTAGTGAATCCATATTACACACGAAATTCTTCCACAAACGTTACACGGATCATCTAAATTACCACAAACCACCAATTAATCCCACCTAAACGACAATGTTTGTTGTTTAATCCCACTTGAAGATGAGCCACCATGATCATCATTAAACATTCCTTGAAATTGAAGTGTGGTACCACTTGATTCAGAAAGCATATCATGTCCAAAACCATATTGACCCATAACACTCGGCATTGGTGGTATGATCGTTGGAGTTTGATGAGTTGGCGGCGATGATGACAGAAGAGAGAGAGCACGAGAGTTACTAGATCGATTCATTTGATTTGAAGAAACCGTTGGTGGTTGTGATAGTTGTTGGATGAAGTTGAAGTGATTGTCACTCCCATTTTGGTTTGCTTGAGTTGGTGGTGATGATTCTATGTTCAAGTGGTGTCTAGTTTGGTAGTTTAAAGATGGTTGGTTATTAAATGGGCCAAATGGGCTCTCTGGTTTGAATCCAACGGCCCTAGAAGAGCCCATCAAGTGTACTTGTGGGCTATTGAATGACAATATCCTTGCAATGCCTGTAACAAGATATTCCAACAAAACGAAATTCACAAACAGATTAATATTTGGGTCTCATTAGTTACATGGATAGATGTTGATATCACCgaaaagtaatattattaaaaatgatctaAATTTTAGAAGCATTCAACTTATACAAAACGTTCTACTCGTCATTATTGTAATATTCTACTGTTATTATTTATCTTAAAAAATTAGTTTTGCCATATAACCTGTCACTAGTACGGagcactgttgcaaaacaccccgtctcgagaaGTCTCGACGCACGtctcgacggtttggtgactagtccgtcccgtctcgtagaaaaccgtctaatatgacagtcaacgatCAAAATTCGGGTTAAAGTTGAAAAAAATCGAGTCAAAGTCGGTCAACATTCAGAAAAGGGAGAAAATCGATAAAATCGGTAAAAtatatcgtattttagtttgaattttttgtattaaattaacgatgatagcaattatcggtataaattaattaattaaagtttttagctttaaaatatgtatacatataagcatttttata
Proteins encoded in this region:
- the LOC139861123 gene encoding uncharacterized protein, which translates into the protein MEFSSSSKRAKTPANGNNIIVSCLVDGCNADLSQCREYHRRHKVCEVHSKTPKVTIAGREQRFCQQCSRFHALSEFDEGKRSCRKRLDGHNRRRRKPQADPISRTTTTFLSNQQGIARILSFNSPQVHLMGSSRAVGFKPESPFGPFNNQPSLNYQTRHHLNIESSPPTQANQNGSDNHFNFIQQLSQPPTVSSNQMNRSSNSRALSLLSSSPPTHQTPTIIPPMPSVMGQYGFGHDMLSESSGTTLQFQGMFNDDHGGSSSSGIKQQTLSFRWD